GGGGCAGAAGAAATATTTGGGGGGGGGCATTGCCCCTCCCAGCCCTATTCTAGATCCGGCCATGGCTAGTAATGCACTGTGACTGTTCCCCTCACctggcctatgtgtgtgtgtgtgtgtgtgtgtaaccctcTCGCTTACTTCCCTACTGCCACCCCATTGCTACACCTCAATATCAGATAATTTGCTGACATGTTCAATTATTCATTTATTcctttattaaataaatatgcaCATCAAATGTTGGTTCATCCACAAGTACAACATATGGTAacctgtgtttaaatcacacacAGTTTTGCACATCATAGCAATAACTGTCCTGTAAAGATGACATATCTGTATATGATGTAATGTTGATGGGAGTTTTGTAGGGCATATCACACCCACGTCAACAGTTGACATTATTACATGGTGTTACTCACCAGATGAAACTGCACTAAAGACCTCTGTAAACACAGTCACAGtaaatttaattatattcatATCTGAATACATCACAGCAGAAGTGCAATGAGCGCATACCAAAGGGCTATATGTTAAAATAATCTCCTTGAAATGCTCTGCTATAATAATCTATAATAAACGCGTGTGTACTTCAACTGGACTTGACCTTTGGACATGTTTACCCTGATTACTAGAGCTCAAAAGGCCCAGAGCTACTACACCGCTCTCTGCTCTCCCTTGACCCTCTGAGCAGGTATGTTTACATCATTGTTTGCCTTGTTATTTCATTATTGCTCTGTATTTCTTGGATTGTCCATTTTCTCATCATAACTGAGTCCTGCTGCTGAGTCCTGCTTAATTATTAATTAAGATTATTAACAGCATTAACAGTGAATTAACAATGACTATATACAGTATCAACAGTAAAGCATCAGAAATATCAAGTGGAAGACTGATTATTACTGATTATTAGTATCTATTATATGGTATTGCCTCCAGGCAACATAGCCTAAAATGAAACAACCATTTGATTGGATAATTCTTCAGCAGGGGTGGGAACTTCAGTCCTATTCAATGCAACTGCAAGAAAGAAGTCAGATGACTCACAGGCAGTCATTTTGCTTCCTCATTCAGGGACTGTGCGGGTGTCTTGCAACGCCACATTTTCCCTTTTGAGCAAGCTTTATTGATAAGTAAAGATGCATTATCAACAACATAACATGTCAATGTAGGTGTCATaggaaattacaaaaaaaactgCATGTTGCCCTGAGGGTTGAAATATGGTTTTGGGTGGGTTTTTGAGTGCTCTGTTCTTATGCAGGGATGTTAACTAAGGTAGCCCCAGCAATCTTTCTACATTCATTAACTACCTTAGAGATGTTTTTTGTTCTTCAGAGTTAAAGACCCATAACagcaaataaaagaaaaagtaaGAACAGAATCAATACAAACATCAAAACAACAGTAAAACATCTTCATAAAAGTGCTGTCCACATTAAAATGTCTGAGTTTACGGTACATGCGTTGGTGAGCTTTACACAAATTGTCGACCTGATGCTcaaatgtttatttgttgtCAATCACAGTCCCAAGATATTtataattctgaacagtttccACAGCCTGACCATTTATAAAATAGGGGGAAATTGCTTACTAGACTTTCAAAATGTCAGATGTAGGTCTCAGAGGGAAGTGGATGTTGTTGTATCGGTGTGTGCATCAGTACACATACATGGGTAttagaggcggacagagtacacagctttattacttgagtaaaagtacagataccctttgctcaattttactcaagtacaagtaaaagtacaacagtcagatgtctacttaagtaaaagtactcaagtacttgtttttaaaagtacttgagtatcaagagtacaagagtagcctacattttctaaatattgcattactactgccacagtgcttacatttatgtacagaaacgtcctacatggagttatgaattttttttatgttaataccttggagaatgtaaaaggaattgaaagtaaaatcaagtcattttcatctttttaccatgttgccaggaatgggcagtatttctaatacatatatttaaaatacgtatttcaaatacaaaatactattttgtaattgaaacacttgaagcgaaaactatcattaacttgttcagaaaattgaaaaagtctggcgaggtggagccacaggttggcacattcccgggatggacctgctgcgtcttcatccattgtttcgtccatggtttcgtctcttatctaaatctgaccatggagttgactttggcggaaagctgaaggtgattgctgataggctgtcccaatcagtggcgcctgcacaatccaatcacgtttgagagggaaacaacaaattgagggtttccgagatttttcttttttcctttttttttttttagaagaagtaactggtacggttatggatagaaatgtagtggagtaaagagtacaatatttgcctctcaaatgtacttgagtaaagtcatgagtactccccaaaaatgatactcgagtaaagtacagatcccttaaaattgtactcaagtactgtactcaagtaaatactccgttactgtccggctctgatgGGTATACATGGGTGTACGTGCACAAACTCATGGATGTGCgtgttgcttgtgtgtgtaggtatacaTGAGAAATTAATGTTTGAATAATTTGATTAGTTGATAAATTAATATTTGATTAATTTGATTAGTTTGATTTATGGAGCTTTTAACTAGtaacagtgattttgatgattTCATATGATAATTTGTATGTTTTAATCATTATAACTTTATATCTGTAAAATATTGATTATACATTCCACAATGGTACAATGTTTCCTGGGAGCAACAACAGAATTTAAAATTAGATTTTTGTTAAGTATGAGACTTGTAATGCATTGAAAACTAGATACATATTTTTGTTCTAGTGTAAAGTTATAAAGATAGGTGTTTTAAATGAATAAGTTAGCTTTAATTCTTAAAAATATGAATTATTTTACTATTAACTGTTGTGGTACAATGTTGCCTTTAGGgtaaaaaatgtataaaaattattattattattgttaaagtgtagcctacttttttaaACAGAAAAAACAATGGCAATATTTTTTTCCCACAAGGATATCATAATGCGTACCATAGAGGGGTAGATATATTTGCATTAAAATCTTGTTTACACCTGATTATGATCACATCACATCTGACAGAAACTGATGGTTTCTCTGAACCCTTCTTGTCCCTTTAGTGTCCTAAGTGCTGGATCAGGATGCTCAGCAACGTGCTGTTGGCTCTCTCagtgctgtctgtctgcctctctgggGCCAGAGGAGGTAAAGTGCTGGTGTTCCCAGTAGATGGCAGCCACTGGCTAAACATGAGGGTCATCATTGAGGAGCTGCACTCCCGAGGCCACAGCATTACTGTAGTGCGAGCCTCAAACAGCTGGCATATTAAGAAGGACTCACCCTACTATACTTCACACACCATTGAAATGGGTCCGTACCAAGACGATGTTGTGGATGAACTGGCATCTACACTTCTGCAGTTGCGGATGGAAGGCAGGTCCTTTTTTAAGGACATGACCCTGGGAAACTCAGTAGTAGAAAGGTTCTCTGAAATGCATCGGGACATCTGTACAATGGTGGCTACAATATTTGAAGATGAGAATCTGATGCGGTCACTGCGGGAGGCTAAATACGACTTGGTTCTCACAGATCCTGCTTTTGGAGGCGGGGTGTTCTTAGCACGCCGTCTCCAGCTGCCGATGGTGTTTAACGTGAGGTGGACAGTCCATGGAGAGGCCCATTTCGCCATCGCTCCCTCCCCGCTCTCCTACGTTCCTTTTCCAGGAGCTGAGCTGACGGACAAGATGACCTTCTCTAAGAGGGTTTCGAATATCATTGCATTCACTATCAGTCAGTCCATGTACAAAAAAATGACTGATGCTCACTATACAGCTCTCTGCAAACGGTTCTTTGGCCCTGATGTTGACTACTTCTCCTTGTTCCAGGATGCTGATATCTGGCTCATGAGGAATGACTTCACCTTTGAGTTCCCACGCCCAACCATGCCCAATGTGGTCTACATGGGCGGGTTCCAATGCAAGCCAGCTAGACCACTTCCTGTTGACCTGGAAGAGTTTGTCCAAAGCTCTGGGGAGCATGGGGTCATCATTATGTCCCTTGGTACTTTGTTTGCCGAGCTCCCTAGTGTCATCACTGAAGAGATTGCTGCAGCTTTTGCTCAGCTTCCCCAAAAGGTCATCTGGAGATATACAGGGGCTAAGCCCTCGACTCTTGGCAATAACACCTTACTAGTGGACTGGATGCCCCAAAATGACCTGTTGGGACACGCAAAGACTAAAGTGTTTGTAGCCCATGGGGGTACCAATGGTATCCAAGAAGCAATCTACCATGGTGTCCCAATACTTGGCCTGCCCCTAGTGTTTGATCAGCCTGACAACCTGTCCAGAATGGTAGCAAGAGGAACGTCTAAGGTAGTGGACATTGCCACTCTAGACAGAGCAGTGTTTGTGGAGTCGCTAAAGGAAGTGCTCTATGAGCCGTCCTACAGGGAGAACATGCAGAGACTCTCCAGGATCCACCATGACCAGCCCATGAAGCCTCTGGACCGCGCCATTTTCTGGATCGAGTTTGTGATGAGGAACGGAGGCGCCCCTCACCTGCGCACTCAGTCCTTCAGGATGTCCTGGATCGCGTATCATTCTATAGACGTCATTCTGACTCTGCTCATGGCTCTACTGCTCTTACTACTGATTATGTTCCTGGCAATCAAAAAATGCTGTTCACTTTTATTCAGAAAGAAAGTCAAAAGTGAGTAATATGACATGTTGCAATTATATTAAAACGTAGCTATGGTAATTGCAAAATGTaattgttatttgttattatttagaataattcatcataatcataattgaCAAGTGGATTTAGGATCATTTCCAGAAGGCTCCAGTCCAAAGTATTAAGTCATCCACTGACTCATTTTGATGAATTATTATTGTAGCATTGAGTGCCATTCCCTGCTACAATAAAAGCCTTTGTCATCTATTGAAAGATATTTAATTGCAATACAGAACTAATGAGCAATGTTGTAATAAGTAATGTGAGGTTTAAGAAGGCTAAAAGCAGCTGCTGACTGGAGAATTTAGGAGAAACTCctaaaaatgtatattttataataaatacttttttttactaagagtaattcaagAAGCATtgtagccctaaaagtagcacctaagtctgggagcTTAGAAAAAGTCGAGAGGAGCTTAGGAAAAGTCGAGAGGAGTCCTAACTTACTAAGACCTAGACTATTCACAAACAATCCTAAaccgctttttgtggcatttcacatcgcaatgttttgaaatgcgcaTGTGGCTACAGGAGCTCTCGACCACGAGGGAATAATTGTGCATTGTAAATAAGGGGATGCAATAatgccaacaacaacaaccaaagtAAGGGGCTAAAGATTTTTTGTAAATACGACCCCAGAACTGCAACCAGTCTTTGAGTTACAGTTTGTGCCTATTGCTTACACTTTTAGTAGAATTTGGCTcattatgtcaaaattctaCACACAGCCAAATAAGACATAGCACTTGGAGATAAACAACTCACATCTATACCTAAATGAAACCCGGCAATCAAAACTCAACAATCCtttctaaaaatgtaattatgTCAACAAAACCACACATGAACGTTTGAATTACTCTTTCAAATCAACAGCAAGCAACACAAAAGTAGAATTTCTGCAGTAATCAGCTACACTGTATTCCCCAACAGTGTTCTAAACTCAATAAAATTGCAGAGCTGTACTCAAAGCTGCCATTTGTTCAGGCACCACAAACGTTTTAAGTTCACTCAACTAGTTTCCCAGTTATTGATTATTTTGACAAGATTAGCTCTTAGTATATGAGTAGAACTGACCCCCAAACTAATTTCTTTCAAGAGTGGATTGAAATTACGTCTGACGTAATAAAGACGTGCAACTTCATTGGTTAGGTTCATATCAACATGGCAAATAACCTAATAACCTACACAAACTAAcataaaccaataaaaaaaaaatcggaaatCCCAATGAATGGTGAATGAACTAGTCTACGATCGATTGTGGCAGTTGTAAATTGATACACTTTGACATCGTAGGCCTACGACTAATTGTTTGCAAGGACTGCTGTGCACTGGGATGTAGACAGGCAAGCTGCAAGCAATCAGTGAGATGATCCATCAATCATCATCAGGCTGCAAGCCTTATAGCCTCTTCACAAAGGTAAGAACACGCCTTAATGTAggtgtagcctactttgtttatttatttgtgtaccgTCTTCCAGCAGGCAGACCTCAGCTAAAGTGTATGCTATGTAAGAGAGACCTTTTGCGGGCTAGCTGCATGTTTTAGCGAGTTAACTAAAGTTTGTTGTCTGAGctgtcagccagccagccagcttgTTGTTGCACTACTTTAGTGGAAACTGGACAGACAAACAGTATGGTTTAGCattaccaaagatcctttatCAACCATTTCTGGTGTGGCCTACTTTGGCCGCGCAGGTTAGACACCAAAGCAACGTTTCATAAGTTGGAAATCAAACACATGACACGCACAAACAGGCAGCGcacttttaaacattttattagtAGCCTACTTAGCTGCCATAAGCTATATGGTTCGCATTAGCTGCTAGATGTAATGCAAAGTAACACTGCAGGGTATTTCTTCAACTACGATACTTTTCTTGTCCTTATATTATAATAAATtactacttttttgtttttggtggtGGAAATGACATGGTGACGTGGTGGAAATGACATTGCCCTAAAAACAGTTTATTTGcttcatagtaggcctactaaagaaTCTAGTAGAAAAAACCCCATCATAATTACATAACATATGGCAGGgacacatttttttgttttaaatcttaATGCTTTTAAATCTTAAATTTGTCTATGTATGTCATTATGTCATCTCCACCACACTTTGTAATTTCCATCACAACACATATTTTAAGTTAAACATGTAAAAATAATACAACATGCATTTCTGGAAAATTAATACATTTAATATTTTGGCTGATATGTGTAATATTTCATAAAATACGTTTGGAACAGTAGATGTTATTTTTGCTTGAAAACACACGTGTCAcggttcagacagacgaccagaggaccacaattgcgtcacaccagaaagtttattaaaacttcagggaaaagggaagtagggagtgagtgaaggctccAGGGGTTATTCCAGGGGAATAACAGGGATACAGGGGTTCCGTCCAATGTGCTGTGACTGTCCCCCCCAGTGGCACCGATGCGTCCTATGACGCCGGTGGTGGATGgtccggaagtcctggggggggaacacagacacaacagggcggatgaaacgaggcagaagtacagttcaagggagatccaaattcgtagtagcaaggcagaaGGCTGGTCAGAGTTACCGGGATCGAAGAGTAGTCAGGAGTCGTTAcggcagaaagcaggtctggttttctggggcagaagagaatccaagattcaggcaggtccggggtcacaaaacaagcgtgagccagaagcgcgagcaaacaggttccgggtgtgagctttgcagacgatctgacaaaggagagctgaaagacagggctttaaatactgggagagattagtgggtaatgcagcgcagctggcagagtaattagagcagagcagagcagggacaggtggagctagttaggctgagtagagagagagtggtgagcagagtggaagataatggaaaccacttaaggtggtaacccggtggagtgagagggctcatgacagaaccccccccccaagggacggccccagaagtcccaagaGCAACACCACGCCGGGCGGGAGGAGGGGAGCCGGAGGAGGGCTAGAACTCCTCCGAACG
This DNA window, taken from Alosa sapidissima isolate fAloSap1 chromosome 11, fAloSap1.pri, whole genome shotgun sequence, encodes the following:
- the LOC121723685 gene encoding UDP-glucuronosyltransferase 2A1-like isoform X2 encodes the protein MLSNVLLALSVLSVCLSGARGGKVLVFPVDGSHWLNMRVIIEELHSRGHSITVVRASNSWHIKKDSPYYTSHTIEMGPYQDDVVDELASTLLQLRMEGRSFFKDMTLGNSVVERFSEMHRDICTMVATIFEDENLMRSLREAKYDLVLTDPAFGGGVFLARRLQLPMVFNVRWTVHGEAHFAIAPSPLSYVPFPGAELTDKMTFSKRVSNIIAFTISQSMYKKMTDAHYTALCKRFFGPDVDYFSLFQDADIWLMRNDFTFEFPRPTMPNVVYMGGFQCKPARPLPVDLEEFVQSSGEHGVIIMSLGTLFAELPSVITEEIAAAFAQLPQKVIWRYTGAKPSTLGNNTLLVDWMPQNDLLGHAKTKVFVAHGGTNGIQEAIYHGVPILGLPLVFDQPDNLSRMVARGTSKVVDIATLDRAVFVESLKEVLYEPSYRENMQRLSRIHHDQPMKPLDRAIFWIEFVMRNGGAPHLRTQSFRMSWIAYHSIDVILTLLMALLLLLLIMFLAIKKCCSLLFRKKVKMS
- the LOC121723685 gene encoding UDP-glucuronosyltransferase 2A1-like isoform X4, translated to MHHFTWTVLVLSVTLSVSSGGKVLVFPLDGSHWVNMRVIIEELHSRGHSITVVRASNSWHIKKDSPYYTSHTIEMGPYQDDVVDELASTLLQLRMEGRSFFKDMTLGNSVVERFSEMHRDICTMVATIFEDENLMRSLREAKYDLVLTDPAFGGGVFLARRLQLPMVFNVRWTVHGEAHFAIAPSPLSYVPFPGAELTDKMTFSKRVSNIIAFTISQSMYKKMTDAHYTALCKRFFGPDVDYFSLFQDADIWLMRNDFTFEFPRPTMPNVVYMGGFQCKPARPLPVDLEEFVQSSGEHGVIIMSLGTLFAELPSVITEEIAAAFAQLPQKVIWRYTGAKPSTLGNNTLLVDWMPQNDLLGHAKTKVFVAHGGTNGIQEAIYHGVPILGLPLVFDQPDNLSRMVARGTSKVVDIATLDRAVFVESLKEVLYEPSYRENMQRLSRIHHDQPMKPLDRAIFWIEFVMRNGGAPHLRTQSFRMSWIAYHSIDVILTLLMALLLLLLIMFLAIKKCCSLLFRKKVKSE
- the LOC121723685 gene encoding UDP-glucuronosyltransferase 2A1-like isoform X3; its protein translation is MLSNVLLALSVLSVCLSGARGGKVLVFPVDGSHWLNMRVIIEELHSRGHSITVVRASNSWHIKKDSPYYTSHTIEMGPYQDDVVDELASTLLQLRMEGRSFFKDMTLGNSVVERFSEMHRDICTMVATIFEDENLMRSLREAKYDLVLTDPAFGGGVFLARRLQLPMVFNVRWTVHGEAHFAIAPSPLSYVPFPGAELTDKMTFSKRVSNIIAFTISQSMYKKMTDAHYTALCKRFFGPDVDYFSLFQDADIWLMRNDFTFEFPRPTMPNVVYMGGFQCKPARPLPVDLEEFVQSSGEHGVIIMSLGTLFAELPSVITEEIAAAFAQLPQKVIWRYTGAKPSTLGNNTLLVDWMPQNDLLGHAKTKVFVAHGGTNGIQEAIYHGVPILGLPLVFDQPDNLSRMVARGTSKVVDIATLDRAVFVESLKEVLYEPSYRENMQRLSRIHHDQPMKPLDRAIFWIEFVMRNGGAPHLRTQSFRMSWIAYHSIDVILTLLMALLLLLLIMFLAIKKCCSLLFRKKVKSE